The Toxorhynchites rutilus septentrionalis strain SRP chromosome 3, ASM2978413v1, whole genome shotgun sequence genome includes a region encoding these proteins:
- the LOC129775300 gene encoding zinc finger protein Xfin, translated as MCTKSLSCPLCCKTNFPNIDALRISLLKVTSRPLKCPICTDELLGLDKLTIHLFGHSIFGQEKEKPVPAEKKKVSTNQLKNVRKPKKESPSGDGALTAARKQPTQTVQTVQVNNSNKCNICGDEFRDQSLLRMHTTVFHGFPSTPSGSPQIPTGEGINVNKEENRFQCNMCSKTFKMKGSLKIHIRVVHLGYSKKNSSNCSGDSSGTTPTVTTITASPIYQNNGMMQNIVPNNVRTPPPQQPQPQQPQPQQPQPLTIAAPINHPQIIEIIDPRQLAEFIYVTNQHQQIVERTMVNPMHPNIPSPKSVGSIPSPSQPSPLPHPNSVESNKQWECDVCLKSFTTKYFLKKHKRLHTGEMPYSCQICGKSFTFQQSYHKHLLYHSDEKPHICSICGRAFKELSTLHNHERIHSGEKPFSCETCGKCFRQRVSYLVHRRIHTNTQPYKCTACDKSFRYKVSQRTHKCLAQPPGTVVRQTGDLLQKLLQSSAILPTLGEPSGQDPERPSSAKNLEQHQSELNDCIKSEEYINRALDEILNESYDKMGICENTISYEDNTDHRQQMSQNFYGTMSNTTSQHHTNQLQSGSNGESGIVPRIENLCLMSPGPRDVIAFDGESMEVIDSIKLDLLGE; from the exons ATGTGTACAAAAAGTCTGTCATGTCCACTCTGCTGTAAGACGAACTTTCCAAACATCGACGCCTTACGTATTAGTCTGCTGAAAGTTACGTCGCGGCCATTAAAATGTCCGATATGTACTGACGAACTACTCGGATTGGATAAGCTAACCATTCATCTGTTTGGTCATTCGATCTTTGGTCAGGAAAAGGAGAAGCCTGTCCCCGCGGAGAAAAAGAAAGTGTCAACAAAccaattgaaaaatgttcgGAAACCTAAAAAAGAATCGCCTTCGGGGGATGGTGCACTGACAGCTGCCCGAAAACAGCCAACACAGACAGTTCAGACAGTTCAAGTGAACAACAGCAACAAGTGCAACATTTGTGGGGATGAATTTCGCGACCAAAGTCTACTGAGAATGCATACAACGGTATTTCACGGATTTCCCAGCACACCAAGCGGTAGTCCACAGATCCCCACAGGAGAAGGAATCAACGTAAACAAAGAAGAGAATCGCTTCCAGTGCAACATGTGCTCaaaaacatttaaaatgaaAGGCTCGCTGAAAATCCACATTCGGGTCGTACATTTAGGTTACTCAAAAAAGAATTCATCGAACTGCAGCGGCGATAGTAGTGGTACAACCCCCACAGTCACGACCATTACTGCGTCACCAATTTACCAAAATAATGGCATGATGCAAAACATCGTACCGAATAACGTGCGTACGCCACCACCCCAACAACCTCAACCACAACAGCCGCAACCACAGCAGCCACAACCACTGACGATCGCTGCTCCAATCAATCATCCACAGATAATCGAAATTATCGATCCAAGGCAACTTGCCGAATTTATCTACGTTACTAATCAACACCAGCAAATCGTTGAACGCACCATGGTGAATCCCATGCATCCTAATATTCCATCCCCAAAGAGTGTAGGATCCATTCCTTCTCCATCCCAACCGTCGCCACTGCCACATCCCAATTCCGTAGAAAGCAACAAGCAATGGGAGTGCGACGTTTGTCTGAAGAGTTTTACAACAAAATACTTTCTGAAGAAACACAAACGACTCCACACAG GTGAAATGCCATACTCTTGCCAAATCTGTGGCAAATCGTTCACTTTCCAACAATCGTACCACAAACATCTTCTCTATCACAGCGACGAAAAGCCTCACATATGTTCGATCTGTGGCCGAGCTTTCAAGGAACTGTCCACTCTCCACAATCACGAGCGAATTCACAGCGGCGAGAAGCCATTCTCCTGCGAAACTTGTG GCAAATGCTTTCGGCAGCGAGTTTCCTATCTTGTTCACAGACGTATCCACACAAACACGCAACCGTACAAGTGCACCGCCTGTGACAAAAGCTTCCGCTACAAAGTGTCCCAGAGAACGCACAAGTGTCTCGCACAACCACCGGGAACCGTCGTTCGTCAAACGGGCGATCTTCTGCAGAAGTTACTCCAATCGTCCGCCATTCTGCCAACCCTCGGGGAGCCATCGGGTCAGGATCCGGAACGGCCTTCGTCTGCGAAGAACCTTGAACAGCATCAGTCCGAGTTGAACGACTGCATTAAATCCGAGGAATACATCAACCGAGCCTTGGATGAAATACTCAACGAATCCTACGACAAGATGGGCATATGCGAAAATACAATCAGCTATGAGGACAACACCGATCATCGTCAACAGATGTCGCAAAACTTTTACGGAACCATGTCTAACACGACGTCGCAACATCACACCAATCAGTTGCAATCGGGGAGCAATGGGGAGTCGGGGATCGTCCCACGGATCGAGAATCTGTGTCTGATGTCGCCTGGCCCTCGCGATGTAATAGCGTTCGACGGAGAATCGATGGAGGTGATCGATTCGATCAAATTAGATTTGTTGGGAGAATGA